In Actinoplanes sp. NBC_00393, a single genomic region encodes these proteins:
- a CDS encoding cupin domain-containing protein has protein sequence MDVTPMRVRKFGSAIGDDAIRFGDGILIAPAFGKEANASMSAYTSFFHAGARADLPASYAEVWVVLSGALRVGAGSGAVTVGAGDFVHVPEQAPGVVEALEDTVMVCVSVPAH, from the coding sequence ATGGATGTCACGCCCATGCGGGTCCGCAAATTCGGCTCGGCGATCGGCGACGACGCCATCCGCTTCGGCGACGGGATCCTCATCGCACCCGCCTTCGGCAAAGAGGCGAACGCGTCGATGAGCGCTTACACGTCGTTCTTCCACGCCGGCGCGCGGGCCGACCTGCCGGCCTCCTACGCGGAGGTCTGGGTGGTGCTCAGCGGAGCGCTGCGAGTGGGCGCCGGGAGCGGCGCCGTAACGGTGGGCGCCGGCGACTTCGTGCACGTTCCGGAGCAGGCGCCCGGGGTCGTCGAGGCCCTCGAGGACACAGTCATGGTCTGCGTGTCGGTGCCCGCTCATTGA